Sequence from the Vanacampus margaritifer isolate UIUO_Vmar chromosome 18, RoL_Vmar_1.0, whole genome shotgun sequence genome:
TATATACAGAGCATGTATGTacacaaatgtatttacaatgaggttttttttcttctttttttttgcacgtgaCAAGCGAGAAGAATGTCTGGTCCCACGTTTGAAAGCTTCTCCTCACCGACCCGGGTGTCAAGTAAAAAGCCTTTGCAAGAAATACATCTGTATCATAAATACTctgctgaaaataaacatgatgcTTTGCATGCTCCACGTAGGGAGTGGTCATGTTTTCAGTGTTCTTTCTAAGTGTGGTATGCAGGCTCTCTCTAGTGGTATGCTAAAGAATCACTGATTTAAAAACTCTTAATGTTCCAGTggcttaaatattttatttagccCCAGGGGGGGAGATTTAAGACCCCctgttaaatgtgtcatttgtctgggataggttccagctcaCTCTTAATCCTACCAAGGACAAAATTAACGGAtggaattattttacatttgctaTATGCTCTATTTTTGATGTATTCTGTGTTCTCCCGTCAATATAAAATACGATCTGATGTTTAATTGGGCATCATAAACTCtgcaaatgtacagtatagacAATAAATAGTTTCCAGTAAATGAATGCTAACCACcaagatgtttttgttgttagttAATCGGCTAAGTATCTACAACGTGCATGTCGGTTGatgatacacacacacgcacgcacgcacacacatgcacacagtgcacactcaggctgatgTCCATGCCGAGAGGAGAATGGTCGTCCTTGTGGAAGAATTGGCGGCACTCCTTGTCTGGCGTGTGGCGTTCAAGGCATCAAATAAGGCAAAGAAACTAATAATGGAACAATCCGAACGCATGAATACATcaggggaggagggaggagaaaGGAGGGAGGGGCGTCATAGCACCGTGCTCTCCGAATCCTCCCCCTCCTCCGACTCGGCGGTTCTGAGGCGGCTGGAGTCCAGCAGCGCCACCGAGTGCCTGAGGTGGGAAATGTGCGCCAAGTCCAGAAGGCCGTCCAGTTCCATGTCGATGACGGGAATGTCCAGGTTGCAGAAGGAATCTGGATGAAGGGGAAGAGGAGagcatttatttatcatttggaTTGTTTTGGTTGGGATGTGGAGAAGATTCCAGGTGGCGGGTGGGGGCCATGCTGGGCAAAAGGAGTGTGTGGGTCCGAATCAGGCATGAGGAAGGAAACAATATCACAATATGGCCAGAAATGACGCTGTGTTGCCAATTGGGCTCAGTAGCTAACTAGGCTATGTAGCTAActagaatgtatttattatggagctactataaaatatatactgtagctaACAAGGCTGCGTAACTAACTGGGCTAAGTATGCTATGTTGCTAACTGGGATAAGAAGCTAACTAGgctatttattcattatttaatatatagCTACCGTAAAATATATAGTGTAGATAACAAGGCTGTGTAACTAAGTGGGCTAagtatctatctagctagcgctatctagctagctaaagctagctagcgctagctATCTACCTAGCTACAATATTGATACACTTTATCTCTATCTACAGTATCCCTGTATTTAGCTAGCTCACAATTTACCAAGCTAAAAGCAAACTAGTCATTCCATTCTACAGTATTGTTACACCTGTTATAAAagaaatatctatctatctatctatcgtttCTAATCAGTTTTCTCCagtaattcaattttatttgtcttttttatttttcatcctttTTATGCATCATCCATTGTTCAAAGTACTTCTTGACACGAAGTAAAAATCTGTGAACTAGTCGCTATGTTTAACTTTTCCGGCCTGTCTAGTAGTTATTCTTCAAAAATGCAACTGCCAAGTTTAAgtgaaacattttacatttacattcacTCACTAAGAAAGTGAAGGGGGaaaacaaatggcaaaaaaaaaaaatgcattaaataatGTCATTGTTAAGTGGGAGATAAaacttttgtgtaaaaaaaaataaaaaaaaatatatttgagatttcagtttttgtaaAGGCCATTTTGCCCAGCCCTATTACGTGTCATACAGTGGCAACAAACACAAACTAATATTCTGTAAATTCACACATGGAGTTGTGGTGAAGGAGCGGGAAGGTGGCAGTGACGTTCAAAGCTGGCAGCAGgagcaatgcattatgggtgccaagcttagcttagcttagcttagcatatCTGAATTTAGTACATCCCTGGCCTGCTTTGACAGGCCATGCGAGCCATGCGAAATGGGCGCAATGAGACGTCGGGGTGGGGCTtatggagggggtggggggtcaccATGTTGCCAAGATGGGGTTGGAGGGATGGGAGGGGGGTCAGAGGAAGTCCTGCTTACCCTAAAAGTCCCTCAAACACAATGATGGCTCAAACGGCTGCAAGTGATCAACAACAATTACACATCAGAACATTCTGTGTAAATTCAATTCCAATTGAAAATACAAAACTCACAAAAATTAAGTTTGACCCTTTGGTTTAATACTCTCATAGTGGATCGAAGTGTATACGAAAGAAAACGACAGCCATTACCTGTGGACATGCTCTCTCCAGGAGACAAACCATCCAACAGGCCGGACGAGTGCTCCAGTGGCTGCGGACTGGtgccgggggtggggggcggctGCGGGGGAGGCAAGTGGGGCCTCTGCCGGGGCGGTTTGGGCGTGGGCCGGGCTTTGGTGAGCGTCCCGGCCAGCGAGGGCGGCGAGGACAGAGACGGCGTGCCGGCCATCTGGACGTGTCCCAGGGAGCCGATGGTGGCGTAACCCTGCGGGTAGCCGAAGCCGTACGGCGAAGGGGTGCTGGGGGGCGTGGGCGACAGGCTGACCGGAGACGGCTGGCCCGTGGACTGCTCCGACACGGCCCCCGTCTGGCTGTAGGGGACTTTAGGCGGGATTGGAGCCAGCTTCTTTGCTAAAGGGAGAGtgaaaagcacaaaaacaatttgttttccTACGGGAACCGTCGACAGTTCGTTTGAAGTTCATGAGTTGCTAAATTTGTGTCCTCCAAACACATGCTTAACGGTGTTACAAATGCATATGACCTCTGACCTCTCCTCAGCGTGTGTGGGCTGTGCTCAGACTGGCCGCCAGAGGACAACGTCGCTTGGAATCCCTTCTGTCCGATTACTGGCGACAGTTCTTTGTTCTTCAGGGTGCTGAGGTGAGACAAAAATCGTGATTAGGCGCAAAGCTGATTCCACCATCATAATTGTCTCCTTTaatatatctatatttttaaagatgtaGTCATTTATCATCTTATTGATTTTACAGGATAGCCACAATGAGGGTTGAAGGGTACAAACATCCTTACGTGTTACAGAAGCTTCCAGCAAGTGAGGATGACTGAAGCCTTTGAAATTGGGGGCGGAGCCATGCAAATGAGCTTTTGACATTCACATGATATGACATCACCGATGTCCTAATGTTTTTACATGGACTGAAGATGGCCTCACACATGCTGATGTGAATCATCACTTGTCATGATcaagcttttattttggcaggGTTTGAGTTGTGCTTCCTGTGCATTATCTCAGGTTCTCAGCGCGGATGCACGTGAGCTGGTTTGAGTTATGGCATGTATGCCTTTTGATATTCTTACCTGATTGGACAAGCAAAAAGGTAAAAGAACAGCCTAGCTTTccaaagtgatttttttcttttgctgatagaataaaatgtaattgcacatccactacagtaggtggcagtggcgctctcactGTCAGGATGCGCACATGGAGCATAAACAATGTTAATAAAGTAATTtagcatatttatatttatttttctggttTCTTTAATGTTATATAGGGATACAATTTTATgatgagatttatttatttattttagacaaATGATAGTTGGGGGCGTGACATAGActttaataaaaagtaaaaaataaattttttaaaatgctactTTGTTCTTGTTATATTGCaccttttatttttggggaaaaaaacattctctaaaaaataaataataatgatgttcTTATAAATACTATTTACTAATAAATaggacagaaaaaaacactttatgtCACCATCATAAATATTAGAGCTTTTAATTGGCCTAAAGTTAAGGTAGAAAGTAATTGGTTCAATATTTTTGGTTAGTTTGTTTTAATTGGCCCTTTTTAAGCGACACAAGATTTGTTATTTCTCGGACCATCGTAGCTCCCTGATTCCTGCCCGCACGTCATCCCTCTTTCATCACTGAAGGCTTTGACTCTTCTTTGTTGCCTAGCAACTGCCTCCTGCATTTCCTGGCAACCAGCACGTCGCCGTGATGACTTGCATTAAAGATGCATGcgaaaactgcaaaaaaaaaaaaaaaaagcagctgctCCCCCATCACCCACCTCGTACCGGAGGGGCTGCACGCCGCCTGTGTAAACCCCCCCAAAACGATGTTCTTGCATTTACCTAGCGGCCTTGCGTCCTCGCTCTCGGCTACAGGTGGCCCAAGGAGGGGGGACGGATAGCGGGGTGCCGGGGGGTTTGGGGGAGCCCGGGAAAAGATCGTGGCGAGTAAGAACGAGCGGGGGTTTGATGTAAAGGGAGGAGCCGTTGGTGTCGGCGGGGGGCGCATGCAGGGGCTCGGATAGGGAGGCCTGCTTGTGCAAGGGCGGGGAGCTTTGGGCTCGGGGGTTGGAGTTGATGTCGAGGGGCTGCGGGGACGGGCATAGGGAGTGGAGGAACGGGGGCGGGCTGTAGCCCGAGCGGCGGGGGACGGGCGACGGCCCCGCCGCCACGCATTCGGGACTGCGGGAAAGGGGGCGCATACCGGGGGGTGCTCGGGCGTAGTGCTGGGGCGGGAGCGAGAAGGGTGAGGAAGCGGGGTAAGGCGGGGGCGGGCGCTCCTCCTCGGGGGAGGGCTGGGCGTTACAGGAGTCCGACGCATCATCCGAGCTGGaatgataaaagaaatgttttacGGCGAGCGGGGACGCTGTCCAAGAGGAGAACGGGGGTGCAAAATGTCTCCTGatggtgaagaagaagaagaagaagaaagaagaagcgTCACCTCATCCACTGCAGAGCCTTGCGACAATGGAAGGTGAAGCTGTGAAACATGCGGGGGCTGACGGCCAAAAGACAACATGAGAGCGCCGCACATGCAGCCGTGAGCCCCTTTCACGCCGACGCAATTGGCACTTCGGAGGAGTACGGTTCCTTCGCCGCTTCTAAAACGCCATAAGGTCTCAAAATCCCCAACTAACAGGAAAGTAGTACTTTGGCACAACTTTGTGGTATCTTGTtaccaaggaactatgttgaagtgaggggGAGGCGCTAATTTTAGTTACAGTGTACAGGCACATTTCGGTTTGAAATCTAATCACTTGTAAGTCATTTTTAAGTGTCATGATGtaagatgagttaaaaaattatattagttCTCCCACGCATGGTTAcgattcattaattcacctttTAGCAGATTTGTTTTGGAACTGATTCTCTATTATTTGCTAAGAAATTTGCTGACGAAAGCCCTGTCTGCCATAAAAGCAGTGCTTTGGTACCATCATGTGGCTTCTTCGTCTCACACTAACCAGCAAAATTCACGGGTCAACATCAACACCCCGTTCCATATCTTACCTTTCACGCGAGGATATGCCAGATggcggaaaaaaaaattccacagcCCACATTGTAATTATATGACAATTTGAAAATTTCGTACAGATTTTAGCAAGCGTCATGGAAGTTTGCGGGCCACAAAAAATGATGTGGTGGGCCTAATCTGGCCCCCGAGCCTCGAGTTTGACACCTAAACTAACAATCCAGAAGAGGGGGGTTAAAGTCATCCATTAATTTACTGGCAAAATAATTTTAGACACAAAATGTGATTTGGCATCAAATTCATCTAAATGCGAGAAGCCGCAACAGCTGTGAAACACATTCTAGGGAGTTTTGTCTAGCACATGACTCTACAGTTACGCCTCCGACGTGCACATTTTCCACCAAGACAGCGTGAAAGGGGCTACAAAGGCCTTAAAAATCAACATATCCAAGCATGTCTGGGGTCGAAGGTTAAAAAGTTGAAGGAAGGTCTTTGGAGAGGGACGATTACACGGATTACAGGGCACTGGTTTGGGGTCAGCAGCAGGGCGCAGGGACGGACTCGGGATGGGGGGGGGCACAATAGCCTTACCTGGCTCGCTCGTTGCTAGTGGGAGGAGGGGTAGGGGAGGGGGACCCTGAGGGGTCCCCGGGCGGCTCGGGGGTGGCCGCGTCCGTGGGCGGCGTGGACGCCCGCACGTTGGGGGGCGTGGACGAAGTTATACGCGAGGACGACGAGCCCCTGCGGGACACCCAAGAAGTGTCCATCACCCGGACACCCATGCTGCAGTGGGACACAGACGCGACAGCCAATCACTGCACAGGAGGGCGGAGCTTGGGAGgttgggaggaggggggggctCGGTCAAGGGATCAGCTTCCTCCGTCCGACCACGGatgtttgtcttccaaacactGAAGGCAAATTTGCTGCCATAACGCTTATATTTACCGGACATTTTaacagtgtgtaaaaaaaagtaaacatactAATTCAACTCTTCACCTCCACTAAGGCAGATTATTGGCAAACTGAAACACCTGCGTGTCTTGCGTAAGAGTTTGTACTGTCAAAACGAGTCCATCCGGTGCCAAACATCACAATGATGCAACTTACGCACACGAAACAAAGACCGCTTTTGTTCAAATCCACCAAACACAAAACCAACACACGAAGAAACTGTGAAGCGTAATGAAAGGGGTGAAAGGGTTATTACGGTACCTCTGGATTTTCCTGATGCTGCATGGTTAAaatagagagaaagaaagagaatgaGGACAGGGTGAAAGGTCAACACTCAGAGATGtttgactatttttatttaGCATCGTCCATCTTTCTAGGATACACGATTGGGGTTCCATTGGACAATGGAAAATGGCTGCTTCTagctaaaatggccgacttcctgtttaattcAGGGcatgggtttgttttttttgttatggtgGACATGTGCACCCAATTTGGTGTCGATTGGTGAAACTGGTGTCAGGGAAGGCGCCATTTTTTTTAGCTACGTGTAACTGagtaaaatgcattttcattttcaagtttCCAAAAATTGATAAATCTTTGTGCTTGCTGAGACCCCCAATAAGGTGATtcattctttgaaaaaaataaaaataatgaacatttcCAAGAGGGTCTAATTAAGTTTTGTCACAATTTTCTAGGGTTGAAATGTTAAAGGattttaatggaaataaaacAGATTATTCCTCCTATCAAGTTCAGAAGTGTCATGTCAAATCCGCCGCTGGCTCATGGAAGGCTGCGCTCTACGGATCAGAGGCGGGCCCGGGTTTAATTAGCCGAGCTGCGCTGAGACGCCCCGCTGGGCCCGATAAGGCAAACTTTAAGGCTTTAAAAGAATGGGAGGAGGATCACAAAAAGTGAGAGAGAATCTTGACATAATCCTTTGTCACTTTTGATTTGATGACTTCCTGACCTAGCTGGCGTTTCCCAACTTTTATTGAGAAaaagaacatattttaaataagaaaaaaacaaaaatgtcacaaaaatactTACCCAGTGGGGAATCTGTTAAGATATTGTGTTTCCTGTCACTTTACATCCCTATCATAAAATACTGTAGATTAACAAAAATAGATTATTGAatcaaacaaactaaaaaaaaatgcttcgttGTTTTCCTAACTCACTCGCGGAGTTGTGGTTTTTGAGCAGATTGGGCCACTTTTACCCAACGTTGgtttaattatttgttattgttatttaaaCAGATTGTGTTGAAGATTAGATTTGGGCAGGCTGAAGAGCTGAAGCTGCActccaaaaactgttgggtcagaATAATCCAAATTGGGTTAAAAAGGGACTGACCtatttttttgggttattcaattgacccaaaaatttgTGTCAAATGAATTACACTCAACTCAtctaattgggttgctttgtgggttattaatttaatttgacccaatttttgggattaaaaaaactgaacaagTTAGGTTAACTTAAACTTTTTGtcttaaataactgaaaatgttGGGTTGGTTAATTGTTTACCCAATTCAGTTGGGttgttcaattaacccaaaaagttgtgccaaatgaataacccaccaaGCAACCCCCAAAAAGGGTTGTTTTGTGGTTAATTAATCTAATAACTCACagttgggtcggtccattttttaccaaattgggttaaaaagggactgacctattttttgggggttactcaattgacccaaaaaattgtgtcaaatgAATTACACTCAACTCATCtcattgggttgctttgtgggttattaatttaatttgacccaatttttgggattaaaaaaactgaacaagttaggttaaaataaactttttgtcttaaataactgaaaatgttGGGTTGGTTAATTGTTTACCCAATTCAGTTGGGTTGTTCAATTAACCAAAAAAGTTgtgccaaatgaataacccaccaaGCAACCCCCAAAAAGGGTTGTTTTGTGGTTAATTAATCTAATAACTCACagttgggtcggtccattttttaccaaattgggttaaaaagggactgacctattttttgggggttactcaattgacccaaaaaattgtgtcaaatgAATTACACTCAACTCATCtcattgggttgctttgtgggttattaatttaatttgacccaatttttgggattaaaaaaactgaacaagttaggttaaaataaactttttgtcttaaataactgaaaatgttGGGTTGGTTAATTGTTTACCCAATTCAGTTGGGttgttcaattaacccaaaaagttgtgccaaatgaataacccaccaaGCAACCCCCAAAAGTTTtgtgaattaatttaataactcacagttgggtcagtccattttttacccaatttggtTTACTTTTGACCTAAGTGTTTTTATAGTGTTGATTTGacaatttaaacacacacacaaaattattagGTTAGCTGTGGTTTTTCAGCAGATTGGGTAAATTTTAGCCAAGGCTGTCTTTattattttgacccaacagaTTGGGCGGGTTGAAGAGCAGAAGATGAGAtttaaaatgctctttcaaaaattggaccgacccaCTAAATTTGACACAAATTGGGTTCAACCGGCTAACAAAAAAATCGGGTtgccaaaaattgggtcaaatataCCCAAGTTAGCGTCTTAATTCAATTtatgacccaaattgggttgtttttgacccagcagttttaaagtTTTAGTGTGGTCttcaatttttatttgatttgaactGTTTTGTACCAAAGTTGATGTATAAATAACACAGCACTGGCTCTGCCCCTTTAAGATGTAGTGCTGGGTTAgccatttgacccaatttgggttacttttttaACCCAGCAGTTATAAGAGTGTAAAAAGCCTCCTACCCATCTTTCTTGTAGAACTCCAGCATCATGTTGTCGGTGGCGACGCTGAGGGGTCTGCGGCTCTGCTCGTTCTGCCGCCGCTCCGTCTGCTCCATGTCAGGAGACGGCATGGAGCTGTAGTTGGCGTTGTGGTTGGTGTGCACCGGACTGCCGTAGTTGCCCGTCAGGTTGAACTCGATTTCTGGGGAAATCAGATGAGAGAAACACTTGATGGGAAATGATTTCAGCATGTAAAGTTTCAAGCTCATTCAATTCTAatatgaattattttggaggaagCAGGAGACGGCTGGCCAGGTGTCGGCGAGTGCCTCACCTCCGGGGAAGAACCAATCGGCGTGCTGGATGATGGGCTCGATGATGCCGACGATCTGCAGGGACACCGTGGTCATCATCTCCGTGATGTTGCTGCAGAGGACAGAAGATGCACCACTTACACAAGGAACATTACAGCGCTTTGTATTCCAAGTTACCAAAACAGCTAttgtaaaaaaactttttacttAAACTTAATTAAATGAGTTGAATCAGTtcttctacttaagtacagagtGTGAATACTTTTGCCATTTCTGCAGGCGCTGGCTGTTAATGGCAAATTAAGAGCTTGATAGATTGACGGCCGACACATTTAGAAGGACGCCAGGGACGGCGACTTCTTCTCAAACTGCTGTGTCACCGTCGTAAACAAACCCCATCTTGGAAATTGTTGTCTGGAGGTTTTTATCAGCACATCCGATAGGACAATGAGAATTCTGCCACGTGATGTCACCACAGACGTTCATCTTAGACAAATTTGATGTGATCAGGgctacatttgatttttaaaacagacaGAT
This genomic interval carries:
- the arhgap44b gene encoding rho GTPase-activating protein 44 isoform X1; translation: MKKQFNRMRQLANQTVGRAEKTEVLSEDLLQAEKRLELVKQVSHSTHKKLAACLQGQQNVEVDKKSVRSPSKKLPLATLAQCMVEGSALLGDESMLGKMLKLCGETQDKLSQELVLFEVTIERDVMDPLYDLSEVEIPNIQKQRKHLAKLVLDMDSARTRYYQSSKSSGLSSNLQPSGAKADHLREEMEEAANRMEICRDQLSADMYSSMAKELDYASYFQTLIEVQAEYHRKSLELLQNILPQIKAHQESWAEKPCYGKPLEEHLELSGRDIAFPIEACVTMLLECGMQEEGLFRVAPSASKLKKLKASLDCGVLDVQEYSADPHAIAGALKSYLRELPAPLMTFELYNDWIQASNIPDQDKRLQALRSACDQLPPASNNNFRYLIKFLSKLTDYQDVNKMTPGNIAIVLGPNLLWTHSDGNITEMMTTVSLQIVGIIEPIIQHADWFFPGEIEFNLTGNYGSPVHTNHNANYSSMPSPDMEQTERRQNEQSRRPLSVATDNMMLEFYKKDGIRKIQSMGVRVMDTSWVSRRGSSSSRITSSTPPNVRASTPPTDAATPEPPGDPSGSPSPTPPPTSNERASPRMFHSFTFHCRKALQWMSSDDASDSCNAQPSPEEERPPPPYPASSPFSLPPQHYARAPPGMRPLSRSPECVAAGPSPVPRRSGYSPPPFLHSLCPSPQPLDINSNPRAQSSPPLHKQASLSEPLHAPPADTNGSSLYIKPPLVLTRHDLFPGSPKPPGTPLSVPPPWATCSRERGRKAASTLKNKELSPVIGQKGFQATLSSGGQSEHSPHTLRRAKKLAPIPPKVPYSQTGAVSEQSTGQPSPVSLSPTPPSTPSPYGFGYPQGYATIGSLGHVQMAGTPSLSSPPSLAGTLTKARPTPKPPRQRPHLPPPQPPPTPGTSPQPLEHSSGLLDGLSPGESMSTDSFCNLDIPVIDMELDGLLDLAHISHLRHSVALLDSSRLRTAESEEGEDSESTVL
- the arhgap44b gene encoding rho GTPase-activating protein 44 isoform X3, which produces MKKQFNRMRQLANQTVGRAEKTEVLSEDLLQAEKRLELVKQVSHSTHKKLAACLQGQQNVEVDKKSVRSPSKKLPLATLAQCMVEGSALLGDESMLGKMLKLCGETQDKLSQELVLFEVTIERDVMDPLYDLSEVEIPNIQKQRKHLAKLVLDMDSARTRYYQSSKSSGLSSNLQPSGAKADHLREEMEEAANRMEICRDQLSADMYSSMAKELDYASYFQTLIEVQAEYHRKSLELLQNILPQIKAHQESWAEKPCYGKPLEEHLELSGRDIAFPIEACVTMLLECGMQEEGLFRVAPSASKLKKLKASLDCGVLDVQEYSADPHAIAGALKSYLRELPAPLMTFELYNDWIQASNIPDQDKRLQALRSACDQLPPASNNNFRYLIKFLSKLTDYQDVNKMTPGNIAIVLGPNLLWTHSDGNITEMMTTVSLQIVGIIEPIIQHADWFFPGEIEFNLTGNYGSPVHTNHNANYSSMPSPDMEQTERRQNEQSRRPLSVATDNMMLEFYKKDGIRKIQSMGVRVMDTSWVSRRGSSSSRITSSTPPNVRASTPPTDAATPEPPGDPSGSPSPTPPPTSNERASSDDASDSCNAQPSPEEERPPPPYPASSPFSLPPQHYARAPPGMRPLSRSPECVAAGPSPVPRRSGYSPPPFLHSLCPSPQPLDINSNPRAQSSPPLHKQASLSEPLHAPPADTNGSSLYIKPPLVLTRHDLFPGSPKPPGTPLSVPPPWATCSRERGRKAASTLKNKELSPVIGQKGFQATLSSGGQSEHSPHTLRRAKKLAPIPPKVPYSQTGAVSEQSTGQPSPVSLSPTPPSTPSPYGFGYPQGYATIGSLGHVQMAGTPSLSSPPSLAGTLTKARPTPKPPRQRPHLPPPQPPPTPGTSPQPLEHSSGLLDGLSPGESMSTDSFCNLDIPVIDMELDGLLDLAHISHLRHSVALLDSSRLRTAESEEGEDSESTVL
- the arhgap44b gene encoding rho GTPase-activating protein 44 isoform X2, coding for MWKRKLRISRARAALVAEKTEVLSEDLLQAEKRLELVKQVSHSTHKKLAACLQGQQNVEVDKKSVRSPSKKLPLATLAQCMVEGSALLGDESMLGKMLKLCGETQDKLSQELVLFEVTIERDVMDPLYDLSEVEIPNIQKQRKHLAKLVLDMDSARTRYYQSSKSSGLSSNLQPSGAKADHLREEMEEAANRMEICRDQLSADMYSSMAKELDYASYFQTLIEVQAEYHRKSLELLQNILPQIKAHQESWAEKPCYGKPLEEHLELSGRDIAFPIEACVTMLLECGMQEEGLFRVAPSASKLKKLKASLDCGVLDVQEYSADPHAIAGALKSYLRELPAPLMTFELYNDWIQASNIPDQDKRLQALRSACDQLPPASNNNFRYLIKFLSKLTDYQDVNKMTPGNIAIVLGPNLLWTHSDGNITEMMTTVSLQIVGIIEPIIQHADWFFPGEIEFNLTGNYGSPVHTNHNANYSSMPSPDMEQTERRQNEQSRRPLSVATDNMMLEFYKKDGIRKIQSMGVRVMDTSWVSRRGSSSSRITSSTPPNVRASTPPTDAATPEPPGDPSGSPSPTPPPTSNERASPRMFHSFTFHCRKALQWMSSDDASDSCNAQPSPEEERPPPPYPASSPFSLPPQHYARAPPGMRPLSRSPECVAAGPSPVPRRSGYSPPPFLHSLCPSPQPLDINSNPRAQSSPPLHKQASLSEPLHAPPADTNGSSLYIKPPLVLTRHDLFPGSPKPPGTPLSVPPPWATCSRERGRKAASTLKNKELSPVIGQKGFQATLSSGGQSEHSPHTLRRAKKLAPIPPKVPYSQTGAVSEQSTGQPSPVSLSPTPPSTPSPYGFGYPQGYATIGSLGHVQMAGTPSLSSPPSLAGTLTKARPTPKPPRQRPHLPPPQPPPTPGTSPQPLEHSSGLLDGLSPGESMSTDSFCNLDIPVIDMELDGLLDLAHISHLRHSVALLDSSRLRTAESEEGEDSESTVL
- the arhgap44b gene encoding rho GTPase-activating protein 44 isoform X4, whose product is MKKQFNRMRQLANQTVGRAEKTEVLSEDLLQAEKRLELVKQVSHSTHKKLAACLQGQQNVEVDKKSVRSPSKKLPLATLAQCMVEGSALLGDESMLGKMLKLCGETQDKLSQELVLFEVTIERDVMDPLYDLSEVEIPNIQKQRKHLAKLVLDMDSARTRYYQSSKSSGLSSNLQPSGAKADHLREEMEEAANRMEICRDQLSADMYSSMAKELDYASYFQTLIEVQAEYHRKSLELLQNILPQIKAHQESWAEKPCYGKPLEEHLELSGRDIAFPIEACVTMLLECGMQEEGLFRVAPSASKLKKLKASLDCGVLDVQEYSADPHAIAGALKSYLRELPAPLMTFELYNDWIQASNIPDQDKRLQALRSACDQLPPASNNNFRYLIKFLSKLTDYQDVNKMTPGNIAIVLGPNLLWTHSDGNITEMMTTVSLQIVGIIEPIIQHADWFFPGEIEFNLTGNYGSPVHTNHNANYSSMPSPDMEQTERRQNEQSRRPLSVATDNMMLEFYKKDGIRKIQSMGVRVMDTSWVSRRGSSSSRITSSTPPNVRASTPPTDAATPEPPGDPSGSPSPTPPPTSNERASPRMFHSFTFHCRKALQWMSSDDASDSCNAQPSPEEERPPPPYPASSPFSLPPQHYARAPPGMRPLSRSPECVAAGPSPVPRRSGYSPPPFLHSLCPSPQPLDINSNPRAQSSPPLHKQASLSEPLHAPPADTNGSSLYIKPPLVLTRHDLFPGSPKPPGTPLSVPPPWATCSRERGRKAASTLKNKELSPVIGQKGFQATLSSGGQSEHSPHTLRRAKKLAPIPPKVPYSQTGAVSEQSTGQPSPVSLSPTPPSTPSPYGFGYPQGYATIGSLGHVQMAGTPSLSSPPSLAGTLTKARPTPKPPRQRPHLPPPQPPPTPGTSPQPLEHSSGLLDGLSPGESMSTAV